In Sus scrofa isolate TJ Tabasco breed Duroc chromosome 11, Sscrofa11.1, whole genome shotgun sequence, the following proteins share a genomic window:
- the LOC100154105 gene encoding kelch repeat and BTB domain-containing protein 6: MQSREEASRSRRLASPRGGKRPKRVHKPTVSAFFTGPEELKDTAHSAALLAQLKSFYDARLLCDVTIEVVTPGSGPGTGRLFPCNRNVLAAACPYFKSMFTGGMYESHQTNVTMHDVDAESFEVLVDYCYTGRVSLSESNVERLYAASDMLQLEYVREACASFLARRLDLANCTAIFKFADAFGHRKLRSQAQSFIAHNFKQLSQMGSIREESLADLTLAQLLTVLRLDSLNIEHEQTVCHVAVQWLEAAPKERGPSAAEVFKCVRWTHFTDEDRNYLEELLTKPIVKKYCLDLMEGALQMRYGDMLYKSLVPKPESSSACSSSSNNNNSSGGGSGVGCGGSSSSCSVVSVAENPPQRLGVCAKKMVIFFGHPRDPFLCCDPYSGDIYKVPSPLTCLAHTRTVTTLAVCVSPDHDIYLAAQPRKDLWVYKPAQNSWQQLADRLLCREGMDVAYLNGYIYILGGRDPITGIKLKEVECYSVQRNQWALVAPLPHSFISFDLMVIQNYLYALNSKRMFCFDPSHNMWLKCVSLKRNDFQEACVFNDEIYCICDIPVMKVYNPVRGEWRQINNIPLVSETNNYRIINHGQKLLLITSRTPQWKKNRVTVYEYDIRGDQWINIGTTLGLFQFDSNFFCLSARVYPSCLEPGQSFLTEEEEVPSESSTEWDLGGFSELDSESGSSSSLSDDDLWVQVAPQ, encoded by the coding sequence ATGCAGTCCCGGGAAGAAGCTTCGCGCTCTCGCCGCCTCGCCAGTCCCCGCGGTGGAAAGCGGCCTAAAAGGGTTCACAAACCCACGGTTTCGGCTTTTTTCACGGGGCCGGAGGAGTTGAAGGACACGGCCCATTCCGCAGCCTTGCTGGCacagctcaagtccttctacgaCGCGCGGCTCCTCTGTGATGTGACCATCGAGGTGGTCACGCCTGGCAGCGGGCCTGGCACGGGCCGCCTCTTTCCCTGCAACCGTAACGTGCTGGCCGCCGCGTGTCCCTACTTCAAGAGCATGTTCACCGGCGGCATGTACGAGAGCCATCAGACGAACGTGACCATGCACGACGTAGATGCCGAATCCTTCGAGGTGCTGGTCGATTACTGCTACACGGGTCGCGTGTCCCTGAGTGAATCCAACGTGGAGCGCCTTTACGCGGCCTCGGACATGCTGCAGCTGGAGTATGTGCGGGAAGCCTGTGCCTCGTTCCTAGCCCGCCGCCTTGACCTGGCCAACTGCACGGCCATCTTCAAGTTCGCCGACGCCTTCGGCCATCGCAAGCTGCGGTCGCAGGCCCAGTCCTTTATCGCGCACAACTTCAAGCAGCTCAGCCAGATGGGTTCGATCCGCGAGGAGTCTCTGGCCGATCTGACCCTGGCCCAACTGCTGACTGTCTTGCGCCTGGATAGTCTGAACATTGAGCATGAGCAGACTGTGTGTCACGTTGCGGTGCAGTGGTTGGAGGCGGCTCCCAAGGAGCGGGGTCCCAGCGCTGCCGAAGTCTTCAAGTGTGTCCGCTGGACACACTTCACCGATGAAGATCGGAATTACCTGGAAGAGCTGTTGACCAAACCTATTGTGAAGAAGTACTGTCTGGACCTTATGGAAGGAGCCCTGCAGATGCGATATGGTGACATGTTGTACAAGTCTCTGGTGCCAAAGCCAGAGAGCAGCAgcgcctgcagcagcagcagcaacaacaacaacagcagcggcggcggcagtgGCGTTGGctgcggcggcagcagcagcagctgctctgTTGTATCTGTGGCAGAAAATCCACCCCAGAGGCTGGGTGTGTGTGCCAAGAAGATGGTGATCTTCTTTGGCCATCCCAGAGATCCCTTTCTGTGCTGTGACCCTTACTCGGGGGACATTTACAAAGTGCCATCACCTCTGACCTGCCTTGCTCACACCAGGACTGTAACCACCTTAGCTGTCTGTGTCTCTCCTGACCACGACATCTATCTGGCCGCCCAGCCCAGGAAAGACCTCTGGGTGTACAAACCAGCCCAGAATAGTTGGCAGCAGCTGGCAGACCGCCTGCTCTGCCGGGAGGGCATGGATGTGGCCTACCTCAACGGCTACATTTACATTTTGGGTGGGCGGGACCCGATCACCGGAATTAAACTGAAGGAGGTGGAGTGCTACAGTGTTCAGAGAAACCAGTGGGCACTGGTGGCTCCCCTGcctcattctttcatttcctttgaccTGATGGTGATTCAGAACTATCTGTACGCCCTCAACAGCAAGCGCATGTTCTGCTTTGATCCCAGCCACAACATGTGGCTGAAGTGTGTGTCTCTGAAGCGCAACGACTTCCAGGAGGCCTGTGTCTTCAATGATGAGATTTACTGCATCTGCGACATCCCAGTCATGAAGGTGTATAACCCGGTGAGAGGGGAGTGGCGGCAGATTAATAACATTCCCCTGGTGTCGGAGACCAACAACTACCGGATTATCAATCACGGCCAGAAACTGTTGCTGATCACCTCGCGCACCCCGCAGTGGAAAAAGAACCGGGTGACCGTGTACGAATATGACATTAGAGGAGACCAGTGGATTAACATAGGTACCACATTGGGCCTCTTCCAGTTTGATTCTAACTTTTTCTGCCTCTCGGCTCGCGTGTATCCTTCCTGTCTCGAACCCGGTCAGAGTTTCCTCACGGAGGAGGAAGAAGTCCCCAGTGAATCTAGTACGGAGTGGGATTTAGGTGGGTTCAGCGAGCTAGACTCTGAGTCAGGGAGTTCAAGTTCTTTATCCGATGATGATTTGTGGGTTCAGGTAGCCCCTCAGTGA